A single genomic interval of Lewinellaceae bacterium harbors:
- a CDS encoding DASH family cryptochrome, with amino-acid sequence MKRALVWFRQDLRLHDNEALQDALESADEVFGVYVFDTRNFKGKTRFGFPKTGEHRARFIIQAVADLRNQLQKLGSDLVVRTGHPENELFDLAKALKTNWVFCNRERTREEVLVQDALEQRLWSIGQEVRYSRGKMLYYTADLPFPVTHAPDAFTQFRKETEPITPVRKPLPDMVQDLPPLPAHLEAGTLPQFSDFHLSETPGTFLPGGESAALERLNHYLWETRSIDHYKESHNIFDGVDASSHFSAYLSQGCLSPKTVYWKVKEYESAFGSSASTEALIHELLWRDYYRLMAKKHGNLIFQQQGIRGHRVSGLRDWELLHQWISGKTGIPVVDANMRYFRQFGFMSDRGRQLVSGFLVHDLKLDWLLGAEYFESQLIDYDPCSNYGNWQQVAGIGPDLREERSFNLYSQAKRYDPRGDFVRDWVPELARLEGATIHLPDQADQEVLRGAGIRLGITYPFPLIETDRWI; translated from the coding sequence ATGAAAAGAGCATTGGTGTGGTTTAGACAAGATTTGCGCTTACACGATAATGAGGCGCTCCAGGATGCCTTGGAGTCGGCTGACGAGGTATTCGGAGTGTACGTATTTGACACCCGGAATTTTAAGGGAAAAACCAGGTTTGGCTTCCCCAAGACTGGGGAACATCGTGCCCGGTTCATTATCCAGGCCGTAGCCGATCTTAGAAATCAGTTGCAAAAATTAGGCTCGGATCTGGTTGTCCGGACAGGCCATCCGGAAAATGAACTCTTCGATCTGGCCAAGGCATTGAAAACCAATTGGGTCTTTTGTAACCGGGAACGGACCCGGGAAGAAGTGCTGGTTCAGGATGCCCTTGAACAGCGTCTGTGGTCTATAGGACAGGAAGTGCGCTATTCGCGGGGGAAGATGCTCTATTATACGGCGGACCTGCCCTTTCCGGTCACGCACGCACCCGATGCATTTACCCAGTTTCGGAAAGAAACCGAACCCATTACCCCCGTGCGCAAGCCCTTGCCTGACATGGTTCAGGATCTCCCTCCTCTGCCTGCTCATCTGGAAGCCGGCACTTTACCTCAATTTAGTGATTTTCATCTGTCCGAAACTCCGGGGACATTTCTTCCGGGCGGTGAATCGGCGGCACTGGAACGCTTAAATCATTACCTGTGGGAGACACGATCGATTGATCATTACAAGGAAAGTCATAATATATTCGACGGGGTGGACGCATCGAGCCACTTCTCTGCCTATCTTTCACAAGGATGTCTGTCGCCAAAGACTGTCTACTGGAAGGTGAAAGAATATGAATCCGCTTTTGGATCGAGCGCCTCAACAGAGGCATTAATCCATGAGTTGCTGTGGAGGGACTACTACCGCTTGATGGCCAAGAAACATGGCAACCTGATTTTTCAGCAACAGGGAATCCGTGGCCATCGGGTGTCTGGTTTGCGGGACTGGGAATTGCTACATCAATGGATCTCCGGCAAAACAGGTATTCCGGTTGTCGATGCAAACATGCGGTATTTCCGGCAGTTTGGATTTATGTCCGATCGCGGTCGTCAGCTGGTATCCGGTTTCCTGGTCCATGACTTGAAGCTGGATTGGCTGCTGGGCGCTGAATATTTCGAATCCCAGTTAATTGACTACGATCCCTGTTCAAATTATGGAAATTGGCAGCAGGTCGCCGGCATTGGGCCAGATTTGCGGGAAGAGCGCAGTTTTAATTTATACAGCCAGGCAAAGCGGTATGATCCCCGGGGCGATTTTGTGCGGGACTGGGTACCGGAACTGGCCCGTCTGGAAGGCGCAACCATCCATCTTCCCGATCAGGCTGACCAGGAGGTCCTACGTGGGGCAGGGATTCGCCTGGGGATCACTTATCCATTTCCATTGATTGAAACCGACCGCTGGATCTAG
- a CDS encoding cytochrome c: protein MAANNRANFILIISLVALSWNCGVPEEGESLYAEHCVNCHMADGSGLQGIIPAINESPVIRGPYQDLACLLYNGRQTVDTTKSFVAMPSFNTLTETQIANLINYVKKQWTVDPRFVSEQEVVKAVKACQ, encoded by the coding sequence ATGGCGGCGAATAATCGTGCAAATTTCATTCTGATTATCAGCCTGGTGGCACTTTCCTGGAATTGCGGTGTCCCGGAAGAAGGGGAATCATTGTATGCCGAACATTGCGTTAATTGCCATATGGCGGATGGTAGCGGTTTGCAGGGTATCATTCCCGCCATCAATGAGTCACCGGTAATCCGCGGCCCTTATCAGGACCTCGCATGCCTGCTGTATAATGGCAGACAAACTGTCGATACCACCAAATCATTTGTAGCTATGCCATCATTCAATACCCTGACGGAAACCCAGATAGCCAATTTGATCAATTATGTAAAAAAGCAATGGACGGTGGATCCCCGTTTTGTCAGTGAGCAAGAGGTTGTGAAGGCCGTTAAGGCTTGTCAATAA
- a CDS encoding SCO family protein produces the protein MRYLVFITLAIAVMASGCQEKKPLPIIGNIETTSDGDTIYPVIRDFSFINQDSQVVTNKDLLGKVTIADFFFTSCPSICPIVKKQELRLYDRFDNYPDLLLVSFTIDPKRDTPERLHLYAQNLEADPNRWVFLTGPKDELHAISKDYVSIVLEDPDAPGGFDHSGRLILVDKNAHVRSFCNGTDPKEVDRFMEDVQWLLDNGGE, from the coding sequence ATGAGATATTTAGTGTTCATTACCCTGGCGATCGCCGTCATGGCTTCCGGTTGTCAGGAAAAAAAACCATTGCCCATCATTGGCAATATTGAAACCACATCAGACGGAGACACCATCTATCCGGTGATCCGGGATTTCTCATTCATCAACCAGGATAGCCAGGTTGTGACCAATAAAGACCTGCTGGGTAAGGTTACGATCGCTGATTTCTTTTTCACGTCCTGCCCTTCCATTTGTCCCATTGTTAAAAAGCAGGAGCTAAGGCTATACGACCGCTTTGATAACTATCCGGACCTGCTCCTGGTCTCGTTTACCATTGATCCGAAAAGAGACACGCCGGAACGCCTGCACTTATATGCCCAAAATCTTGAAGCAGATCCGAATCGTTGGGTCTTTCTGACAGGACCCAAGGATGAATTACATGCCATATCCAAAGATTATGTAAGCATTGTTTTGGAGGATCCGGATGCTCCCGGCGGATTTGACCACAGTGGCCGACTGATCCTGGTCGATAAAAATGCTCATGTGCGCTCTTTCTGTAATGGCACAGACCCCAAAGAAGTAGACCGATTTATGGAAGATGTGCAATGGTTATTGGATAATGGCGGCGAATAA
- a CDS encoding glycosyltransferase has protein sequence MKILQVCKKFPYPLKDGESIANTYISRALQQKGCSITLLAMNTSKHYVDLQQLPEDFDHYTQIETVYIDNNISYIEAFKHLILNKSYNVERFISAAFKEKLVQLLQDQEYDVIQLETAYLCPYIPAIRANSKGLIVMRAHNVEYEIWERMSDNYAFGLRKWYFRHISKQLKRFEKAYLEDYDLLVTFTERDLQQYRKMGYHDGVHLSPIGLNLEHYSGGRRLADQPNRRIGFIGALDWMPNQEGLFWFMQGIWPKVEASMPEVELHIAGRNTPGEVKSLGNDKVIVHGEVSDALEYMRQFPLLIVPLCSGGGMRVKILEGMALGKLVITTSLGAEGIQATNGKEIVIADDPQEFASAIQYYLNHPEDLKDIGEAARQFVETHFNNERIALELLEIYRQEVIKHTVADVHT, from the coding sequence ATGAAGATTCTTCAAGTCTGTAAAAAGTTTCCATATCCTCTTAAAGACGGAGAATCTATCGCCAATACGTACATCAGCCGGGCACTTCAGCAAAAAGGATGTTCCATTACCCTGCTGGCTATGAATACCAGCAAGCATTATGTAGACCTGCAACAGTTACCGGAAGATTTTGACCACTATACCCAGATTGAAACGGTATACATCGATAACAACATCTCATACATTGAGGCATTTAAACATCTGATTCTCAATAAGTCTTACAATGTAGAACGATTTATTTCCGCTGCCTTCAAAGAAAAACTGGTGCAGCTATTACAGGATCAGGAGTACGATGTTATCCAGCTGGAGACTGCTTATTTGTGTCCTTATATCCCGGCGATCAGGGCGAATTCAAAAGGATTGATCGTCATGCGTGCCCATAATGTGGAATACGAGATTTGGGAGCGAATGTCGGATAACTATGCGTTTGGGCTCAGAAAATGGTATTTCCGGCACATCAGCAAGCAGTTAAAACGCTTTGAGAAAGCCTACCTGGAAGATTATGATCTGCTGGTAACGTTCACCGAGCGGGATTTGCAGCAATACCGTAAAATGGGTTATCACGACGGGGTTCATTTATCGCCGATAGGGTTGAATCTTGAACATTATTCCGGGGGCCGCAGGTTGGCGGATCAGCCAAACAGGCGTATCGGATTTATTGGGGCATTGGATTGGATGCCCAACCAGGAGGGGCTGTTTTGGTTTATGCAGGGGATCTGGCCGAAGGTGGAGGCAAGCATGCCCGAAGTTGAATTGCACATCGCCGGAAGGAATACACCTGGCGAAGTGAAATCACTGGGCAATGACAAAGTTATCGTTCACGGTGAGGTTTCAGATGCACTTGAATACATGCGTCAATTCCCGTTATTGATCGTCCCATTGTGCTCTGGCGGAGGGATGCGCGTTAAGATCCTTGAAGGCATGGCACTTGGCAAACTGGTAATCACGACTTCCCTGGGGGCCGAAGGCATACAGGCAACCAATGGCAAAGAGATCGTAATAGCGGATGATCCTCAGGAATTTGCTTCTGCCATACAGTACTACCTGAACCATCCGGAAGATCTAAAAGATATAGGCGAAGCTGCCCGTCAGTTCGTAGAAACCCATTTTAATAATGAACGCATCGCCCTGGAACTTCTGGAAATTTATCGTCAGGAAGTGATTAAGCACACGGTGGCTGATGTGCACACCTAA
- a CDS encoding ABC transporter ATP-binding protein — protein sequence MVQAQDVQKFYGELHVLKGVDLTIRKGELIAIVGKSGAGKSTLLHLLGTLDRATSGEIIIGQQNILKLVKNDLARFRNEKIGFIFQFHHLLDEFTALENVCIPALIHQADRSKTEARAREMLTYLGLEDRLDHKPAQLSGGEQQRVAIARALINNPDIILADEPTGNLDTLSSRDIHALIRQLAHDLGQTFIIVTHNMELAELCDRVLTMQDGKILD from the coding sequence ATTGTCCAGGCACAGGATGTACAGAAGTTTTATGGTGAATTGCATGTGTTGAAAGGTGTGGACCTGACTATTCGCAAAGGTGAGCTCATTGCTATTGTCGGTAAATCAGGCGCTGGCAAGAGTACCTTGCTACACCTCCTCGGTACTCTTGACCGGGCAACATCCGGAGAGATCATCATCGGGCAGCAAAACATCCTAAAACTGGTCAAGAATGATTTGGCAAGATTCCGGAATGAAAAAATAGGCTTCATCTTCCAGTTTCATCATTTGCTTGACGAATTCACCGCCCTTGAAAATGTCTGCATACCGGCGCTTATTCACCAGGCTGACCGTTCAAAAACCGAAGCTAGGGCAAGGGAAATGTTAACCTACCTTGGTTTAGAGGATCGTCTTGACCACAAACCGGCTCAGCTTTCGGGAGGTGAACAGCAGCGTGTGGCCATCGCTCGCGCCTTGATCAACAATCCTGATATCATCCTGGCCGATGAGCCTACAGGCAACCTGGATACCCTCTCTTCCAGAGATATTCACGCCCTGATCCGTCAGCTTGCCCATGACCTTGGACAGACCTTTATCATTGTAACCCATAATATGGAACTCGCAGAGCTTTGTGACCGGGTTCTGACCATGCAGGATGGCAAGATCCTGGACTAG
- a CDS encoding gliding motility-associated C-terminal domain-containing protein, translating into MKQFILPLFLSLCFSLNLASQDLAVRYVSSIGAAGLTEGCATIPDTICLQLTQPITSPVTIDVSFGGTATNISDYTTSLPDHISFIPGEGEKCFTLSGIPDEAIEQEEIMLVFSLNGNALQQMTIPVLETGDLKVQINETNPLFICASIPVSLSASNSVSYQWSGNSTTFDDPASASVIATTGSSDRIIVTGTTGTCISADTLELNVSAQTITAEALDPTQICEGTSVRLKATVDGIGSGPAFHWEPSDGIADPSASEIMVTPSQDIAYIALIPLANCTISDTVSIQVDPFSPALLTGGDTSICQGEAYLLAYPTLDKTTDYEWKPGTYLDDSTSASPVARPEDTTTYQVISTSARGYCADTNMVTINIIPIDIQLNAEDTVEICLGDDRVVNLNASDFNLTITVSPSDSTVIYNGSSSIRFMPEVSTTYILKISSNATGCVAFDSIYVRVDSLPKIDTIWAVPPKSPYCEGDDIVLISPSYDQAKYPDIAFTWTPDQGIAMDENMFLNLRLVAQPDTITYTRKTVNHACMQEDFLEIPSIDTIIDIFPMDTVVCPGEMVQLSAPELNDPDFMIGKNEWSGDPINLCKQCDMPKYMVSMDINASIKGTKLGCPQSGSATMSNFPPTGAQIVVDPLSDSAYVKSIINLTVETDPRITDFSWTQGNQNIGSGKSIQVSEDKEGTKTYMVSFTDPNGCPGAAIVSIRWVIPKYHVDIPNAFTPDGDGLNDRFRPVNLRGAELDDMLIFNRFGQLVYQGNSPDGWDGTQGGQKAPSDTYAYIMKFKLIDGSIDQRNGTVILIR; encoded by the coding sequence ATGAAGCAATTCATCCTCCCTCTATTTTTGTCCTTATGCTTCAGTTTGAATCTGGCATCGCAAGATCTCGCGGTGCGCTATGTTTCCAGTATCGGGGCTGCAGGGTTGACCGAAGGATGCGCGACCATTCCCGATACCATCTGCCTTCAACTGACACAACCTATTACTTCACCGGTTACCATTGATGTATCATTCGGAGGCACAGCGACCAACATCTCGGATTATACCACCAGCCTGCCTGATCACATCAGTTTCATCCCGGGAGAAGGCGAAAAATGTTTTACACTTTCAGGGATTCCGGATGAAGCAATCGAACAGGAAGAAATAATGCTTGTTTTCAGCCTCAACGGAAATGCACTGCAACAAATGACCATACCAGTACTGGAGACCGGGGATCTGAAGGTTCAGATCAATGAGACCAACCCGCTGTTTATATGCGCCAGTATTCCGGTTTCTCTCTCCGCGAGTAATTCCGTTTCCTATCAATGGTCTGGAAATTCCACCACGTTTGACGATCCCGCATCGGCCTCAGTCATTGCGACAACAGGCTCTTCAGATCGAATTATTGTGACCGGAACAACCGGAACCTGTATCTCTGCGGACACCCTGGAATTAAATGTTTCCGCACAAACGATTACCGCTGAAGCATTGGATCCGACCCAGATATGCGAAGGAACTTCCGTACGACTCAAAGCCACCGTTGATGGAATTGGGAGCGGCCCTGCATTCCACTGGGAACCATCGGATGGTATTGCTGATCCTTCAGCGAGTGAAATCATGGTCACACCCAGCCAGGATATCGCCTATATTGCCTTGATCCCATTGGCTAACTGCACCATATCCGATACGGTCTCGATTCAGGTAGATCCATTTTCACCGGCATTACTCACCGGAGGCGACACATCAATTTGTCAGGGCGAGGCATACCTGCTGGCCTATCCTACCCTGGATAAAACCACCGATTACGAGTGGAAACCCGGCACCTATCTTGATGACTCCACTTCTGCCAGCCCGGTTGCCCGGCCGGAAGACACCACTACTTACCAGGTCATCTCAACCTCTGCGCGTGGTTATTGTGCCGACACCAATATGGTCACCATCAACATCATACCCATCGACATTCAGTTGAATGCTGAAGATACTGTTGAAATTTGTCTCGGAGATGACCGGGTAGTTAACCTGAACGCATCTGATTTCAACCTGACAATAACAGTTTCTCCCAGTGACAGCACGGTGATTTACAACGGCAGCAGCTCCATTCGCTTTATGCCCGAAGTGTCCACGACCTACATCTTAAAAATATCCTCCAATGCTACCGGTTGTGTAGCATTCGATTCCATCTATGTTCGCGTAGATTCATTACCCAAAATAGATACCATCTGGGCGGTACCTCCCAAATCTCCCTATTGTGAAGGAGACGACATTGTATTGATTTCTCCATCGTATGACCAGGCTAAATACCCGGATATCGCATTCACCTGGACACCGGATCAGGGTATTGCCATGGATGAAAATATGTTCCTCAACCTGCGCCTTGTGGCTCAGCCTGACACCATTACCTATACACGGAAGACCGTCAATCATGCTTGTATGCAGGAGGACTTCCTGGAGATCCCTTCCATCGATACGATCATCGACATCTTCCCGATGGATACGGTCGTCTGCCCCGGCGAAATGGTACAACTTTCCGCCCCGGAGCTGAATGATCCGGACTTCATGATCGGTAAGAATGAATGGAGCGGAGATCCCATCAATCTTTGCAAGCAGTGCGATATGCCCAAATACATGGTTTCCATGGATATCAACGCTTCCATCAAGGGAACCAAATTGGGTTGTCCCCAGAGTGGCAGTGCAACGATGAGTAATTTCCCTCCCACAGGCGCACAAATTGTAGTGGACCCGCTTAGTGACAGTGCCTATGTCAAATCGATCATAAACCTGACCGTTGAGACCGATCCCAGAATCACCGATTTTAGCTGGACCCAGGGAAATCAAAACATTGGTTCGGGAAAAAGCATCCAGGTATCAGAAGACAAAGAAGGTACAAAAACCTACATGGTCAGTTTCACCGATCCCAACGGATGCCCGGGAGCTGCCATCGTTTCCATCCGGTGGGTTATTCCCAAATATCATGTGGATATTCCCAACGCATTTACGCCTGATGGAGATGGATTGAATGACCGCTTTCGGCCGGTTAACCTGCGTGGCGCCGAACTGGATGACATGCTGATATTCAACCGTTTCGGTCAATTGGTTTATCAGGGAAATAGTCCTGATGGCTGGGATGGCACTCAGGGAGGTCAAAAAGCTCCCTCGGATACCTACGCTTACATCATGAAATTCAAATTGATCGACGGTTCCATTGATCAACGGAACGGGACGGTTATCCTGATCCGTTGA
- the treF gene encoding alpha,alpha-trehalase TreF, whose protein sequence is MKHLSKIMYLAVAGILIVACQQDAGKKSEVPETTPTILSPPTAQDAPDLVEGALFHDVEMAHLYPDSKTFADAGPKGNIEEIIRKYDHERPLDGDKLKAFVEGNFNLPASKATDYQSDKGQDLGEHLKSLWPILTRQPEPQQPGSLIALPKPYVVPGGRFREIYYWDSYFTMLGLSVSDRWDLIRDMIENFAFLIDTYGFIPNGSRTYFLTRSQPPFFSLMVSLLASNDGPEVYKKYYPELLKEYLFWTDGIDKIPTPMTAYRRVVRAHNMGVLNRYWDDSPRPRPESYREDVELAKNSADADTVLYRNIRAACESGWDFSSRWMRDGARDLSSLVTTEIIPVDLNALLYHLEKVLALGAEQLGDPEAVSYYQQRMQYREDELRKLCWDNINGYFIDYWWAQKRPAGSPSLAGVYPLYMGIATQEEAEKTAKFLERLFLKPGGLMTTLLNTGQQWDSPNGWAPLQWMAIVGLRNYNLDDLADAIKERWMRVNQDVYRNTGKMTEKYIVTDLTGEQAGGGEYPNQDGFGWTNGVWLALQANLDLRWGSVEGPK, encoded by the coding sequence ATGAAGCATTTGTCAAAAATCATGTACCTGGCTGTTGCAGGAATTCTGATCGTTGCCTGCCAGCAGGATGCCGGTAAAAAGTCTGAAGTTCCGGAGACTACACCAACCATTTTATCTCCTCCGACCGCCCAGGATGCTCCTGATCTGGTGGAAGGAGCCCTATTCCATGATGTAGAGATGGCGCATCTTTATCCGGATTCCAAGACTTTTGCAGACGCAGGTCCGAAAGGAAACATCGAAGAAATTATTCGAAAATACGACCATGAGCGTCCACTTGACGGAGATAAGTTAAAGGCATTTGTTGAAGGGAATTTCAACCTCCCTGCATCAAAGGCAACGGATTATCAGTCGGATAAAGGACAGGATCTGGGCGAGCACCTGAAAAGTCTTTGGCCGATCCTGACCCGGCAGCCGGAGCCACAGCAGCCGGGATCGCTGATTGCCCTGCCTAAGCCCTATGTGGTGCCCGGAGGACGTTTCCGGGAAATCTATTATTGGGATAGTTATTTCACCATGCTTGGATTGTCAGTCTCTGACCGATGGGATCTCATCAGGGATATGATAGAAAATTTTGCATTTCTGATTGATACTTACGGTTTCATCCCGAATGGAAGCCGCACGTACTTCTTGACCCGGTCACAACCTCCATTTTTTTCATTAATGGTATCCCTGCTGGCTTCTAATGACGGGCCAGAAGTATATAAAAAGTATTATCCCGAGTTGTTGAAAGAATACCTTTTCTGGACGGATGGCATTGACAAGATACCGACGCCGATGACTGCTTACCGTCGTGTGGTCCGTGCCCACAATATGGGCGTCCTCAACCGTTATTGGGACGATAGTCCGCGTCCCAGACCCGAATCTTACCGCGAAGATGTTGAGTTGGCGAAAAATAGTGCGGATGCTGACACGGTCCTTTATCGAAATATCCGGGCAGCTTGTGAATCGGGCTGGGATTTCAGTTCCCGTTGGATGCGGGACGGAGCAAGGGATCTGAGTAGCCTTGTGACCACAGAGATCATTCCTGTTGACCTCAATGCTTTACTTTATCATCTGGAAAAGGTATTGGCGTTAGGCGCAGAACAATTGGGAGACCCTGAAGCCGTGTCCTATTACCAGCAGCGGATGCAGTACCGTGAAGATGAATTGCGGAAACTCTGCTGGGACAATATCAATGGTTATTTCATCGATTATTGGTGGGCACAAAAACGACCCGCCGGCAGCCCTTCACTGGCCGGGGTCTATCCCTTGTATATGGGGATAGCCACGCAGGAGGAAGCAGAGAAAACAGCAAAATTCCTGGAACGGTTATTCCTAAAACCGGGAGGCCTGATGACAACCCTGCTCAATACCGGTCAGCAATGGGATTCACCAAACGGATGGGCGCCCTTACAATGGATGGCTATTGTCGGATTAAGAAATTATAACCTGGATGACCTTGCCGACGCCATAAAAGAGCGCTGGATGCGGGTCAATCAGGACGTCTATCGCAATACGGGGAAGATGACCGAAAAATACATCGTTACCGACCTGACCGGAGAACAGGCCGGGGGCGGAGAATATCCAAATCAGGATGGCTTCGGCTGGACCAACGGCGTATGGCTCGCCCTGCAAGCAAATCTGGATTTGCGGTGGGGATCGGTAGAGGGTCCCAAATAA
- a CDS encoding glycosyltransferase: MIVAPRIPFPIEKGDKLRLFHQIQFLSQHHEIILIGLTESPDDDLSPLKQWCSAVHPIQLKKWQIVLNLVRAPGRGLPIQVGYFYSRHIKSQIQQIIFKHNPDVIYTQLIRSAMYTRNLPFPKVIDFMDCFSLNTERRAKQSSLAERWFWHWESRQVRRFEKHCFFDYDAQVIISEFDRLAMPLHAKHRMQVIPNGIDTAYYQPRPSVTKRVDVLFAGNMGYYPNIKAAQYLIGEIKPLITNKMRWQIAGARPDPKVKRLAAPDIEVTGWIEDIRSSYAEARLFVAPIWEGAGLQNKILEAMSMGLPTITTPTVNNSIQGIPGQHLMVAQNPAEFRDAIRTLLEDEAYYLQIAENGRNFVRNHYQWNLFNEQLENLLVHVGQSNES; this comes from the coding sequence TTGATCGTAGCACCTCGCATACCCTTTCCCATCGAAAAAGGCGATAAGCTTCGACTATTTCATCAGATCCAGTTTCTAAGCCAACATCATGAGATCATCCTGATCGGACTCACCGAATCTCCGGATGATGACCTTTCGCCATTGAAGCAATGGTGTAGTGCGGTGCATCCCATCCAGCTAAAGAAATGGCAGATTGTCTTAAATCTGGTTCGTGCTCCGGGACGGGGATTGCCGATACAGGTGGGTTATTTCTACAGCAGGCATATCAAATCTCAGATTCAACAGATCATTTTCAAACACAATCCGGATGTTATCTATACGCAGCTGATTCGCTCCGCTATGTATACCCGCAATTTACCTTTTCCGAAGGTGATTGACTTTATGGATTGTTTTTCTCTGAACACGGAAAGACGCGCTAAGCAGTCTTCCCTTGCCGAACGATGGTTTTGGCATTGGGAGAGCAGACAAGTACGGCGTTTTGAAAAACATTGTTTTTTTGATTACGATGCCCAGGTCATCATTTCTGAATTCGACCGCCTGGCCATGCCTTTGCATGCAAAACACCGCATGCAGGTTATTCCTAACGGGATTGATACCGCCTATTACCAGCCTCGTCCTTCGGTTACTAAACGGGTGGATGTGTTGTTTGCCGGAAATATGGGGTATTACCCCAACATCAAGGCTGCACAATACCTGATCGGGGAAATCAAACCCTTAATTACTAATAAAATGAGGTGGCAGATCGCCGGAGCCCGCCCGGACCCAAAAGTGAAACGACTTGCGGCGCCGGACATTGAAGTGACCGGTTGGATAGAAGATATCCGTTCTTCCTATGCCGAAGCAAGACTATTTGTGGCGCCGATATGGGAAGGGGCAGGACTGCAAAACAAGATCCTGGAAGCGATGTCAATGGGGTTACCCACCATCACAACACCCACCGTCAATAATTCCATTCAGGGCATACCGGGACAGCACCTGATGGTAGCACAAAACCCCGCAGAATTCAGGGATGCTATCCGGACCTTATTAGAAGATGAAGCGTATTACCTGCAAATAGCAGAAAATGGACGTAATTTTGTGCGGAACCATTATCAGTGGAACTTGTTTAATGAACAACTTGAAAACTTGTTAGTGCATGTCGGTCAGTCTAACGAATCATGA